The Lonchura striata isolate bLonStr1 chromosome 5, bLonStr1.mat, whole genome shotgun sequence genome window below encodes:
- the MYF6 gene encoding myogenic factor 6, with the protein MMDLFETGSYFFYLDGENGALQQLEMSEGSPLYPGSDGTLSPCQDQMQPEAGSDSSGEEHVLAPPGLQPPHFPGQCLIWACKTCKRKSAPTDRRKAATLRERRRLKKINEAFEALKRRTVANPNQRLPKVEILRSAISYIERLQDLLHRLDQQEKMQEIGGDPFSFSPKQGNIPSSDFLSTCSSDWQSVSDHSRALGVSPKEGVSVVESSASSSLRCLSSIVDSISSDDPKLPSAEEAVEK; encoded by the exons ATGATGGACCTTTTTGAAACTGGCTCCTATTTCTTCTACTTGGATGGGGAGAatggagccctgcagcagctggagatgtCTGAGGGATCCCCGCTGTACCCCGGCAGCGATGGCACCTTGTCTCCATGTCAGGACCAAATGCAGCCAGAGGCCGGCAGTGACAGCAGCGGAGAGGAGCATGTGCTGGCACCCCCGGGACTACAACCCCCTCACTTCCCCGGACAGTGTTTGATCTGGGCTTGTAAAACTTGCAAGAGAAAGTCGGCCCCTACGGACAGACGGAAAGCGGCCACCCTGcgggagaggagaaggctgaagaagatCAACGAAGCCTTCGAGGCTCTGAAAAGGCGGACTGTGGCGAACCCCAACCAGAGGCTGCCCAAGGTGGAGATACTGAGGAGCGCCATCAGCTACATCGAGAGGCTGCAGGACCTCTTGCACAGGCTGGATCAGCAGGAGAAAATGCAGGAGATTGGGGGAGACCCCTTCAGCTTCAGCCCCAAGCAGGGAAAT ATCCCCAGTTCGGACTTCCTGAGCACCTGCAGCTCCGACTGGCAAAGCGTTTCTGACCATTCCCGAGCCCTAGGAGTCAGCCCCAAAGAAG GAGTCTCCGTTGTCGAGTCGTCGGCCTCCAGCAGCCTTCGCTGCCTCTCTTCAATAGTAGACAGTATTTCTTCCGACGATCCCAAACTGCCCAGCGCGGAGGAAGCGGTGGAGAAATAA